A window from Mixophyes fleayi isolate aMixFle1 chromosome 12, aMixFle1.hap1, whole genome shotgun sequence encodes these proteins:
- the ANKRD35 gene encoding ankyrin repeat domain-containing protein 35 isoform X2 encodes MKKIFSCSSTQFPVDKWDRHDQKLFEAVEKGDAKKVSSLLSKKPIRATKPGPNGQSAFHLAASKGLVDCMTVITSHKVEINAKTDDGCTALHLATSNCHPECVKLLLQRGAHEDSIDFHSRTPLHCAATSGCVSSVLLLCNAEDTLLDAVDDDGRTPLMIAALRNHPTVCSLLLDRGAQLDLSDRENKTALILACEKGNIQAAETLITKRADLGLQDTKGNDALYYASLSRDGALKRLVQMALDRRKNEQQARSEENLAASTASIREQELVSLWKKRYEEEQKRGVWLQGELMTKTQELERMTEENRVESRRIRELAGPLTGLLDGETVTPEAKAGVHHNFDTCGLLGQVLEQVKSSQDRQMNERNLQEETIKGLNAKANETEKMEERHREEVRRLQGEATSAREREESARRRVTELEGHLENMREVLSQYETRKRVQSTVVEDLQEQISEVMCEKEELLVLLQKIQGQEENGNNGHAKRLDNGQTLPNNNVLNELLNKLKSDCVNVDIRPSNEVSKGCSGYVPKDVLQRNIDYWKTTIPAIETYIMNIERSQQDVVTSASGRIDSGLVNSPTDKQSNGHFAMRTSTELNLPVETNVPCLQNDVTCTKSTMTQLKNRSSLGKEHNSAHAESTESLKQTLVELEAELSALKVAHANLLTQMDLVIQEKQNLEEGLLALQESMQAEYVMKQETDIRCKDYKHQISVLSDELLAEQLKLKKLNMRLEAQREEMIMLQDSFPAEVVREESNRAVKTFSSDVLEELYWNVGTLVKKYNEASQQASALQKINLKLLDDQVQTISMTEHKNILNEIKNDLHAKVKETEDLKQRLFQVMGSMVELKEQIAVQTSNTITKQEVENRLSDLERVVTALKDQNEECQVSLERKSEEALVLKQQLDQVAGERQALQEKEESTTQEFERVRSGLELQLQALRVEHQELSVKHKANSKEADGCRELLASERARVTLLEEKVNESKKEAEELKIKSQKSEEENCHLNEKFEQLSRTSQEKQEKVEESMKELESLAKTVDQQQRQCEELAGQLQDTNKRHEEVISVYRSHLLNAAQGFMDEDIHFTLHWILKMQKEIVY; translated from the exons ATGAAGAAAATATTCTCCTGCTCCTCGACTCAGTTTCCT GTGGACAAGTGGGACAGACATGACCAGAAGCTCTTTGAGGCGGTGGAAAAGGGAGACGCCAAGAAGGTCTCTTCGCTTCTATCCAAGAAGCCCATCAGGGCCACCAAGCCCGGTCCCAATGGGCAATCAGC GTTCCATCTCGCGGCCTCCAAGGGTCTGGTTGACTGTATGACGGTCATCACGTCGCACAAAGTCGAGATTAACGCCAAAACGGATGATG GCTGTACCGCACTACATTTGGCCACCAGTAATTGCCATCCGGAATGTGTCAAGCTTCTCCTGCAG CGTGGAGCCCATGAAGATTCCATAGACTTCCACAGCCGTACGCCATTACATTGTGCTG CCACCTCAGGGTGCGTTTCCAGCGTCCTACTTCTGTGCAACGCAGAGGACACCCTCCTGGATGCGGTGGATGAT GACGGGCGGACGCCGCTGATGATCGCGGCTCTCCGCAACCACCCGACCGTTTGCTCCTTGCTGCTTGACCGTGGCGCCCAGTTGGACCTCTCCGACCGGGAGAATAA GACGGCTCTCATCCTGGCCTGCGAGAAAGGAAACATCCAGGCGGCCGAAACCTTGATCACGAAGAGAGCAGACCTGGGACTCCAAGACACTAAAGGCAACGATGCCCTGTATTATGCCAGTCTGTCCAGGGACGGGGCTCTTAAGAGACTGGTCCAGATGGCGCTGGACAGGAGGAAAAATG AACAACAGGCTCGAAGTGAGGAAAACCTCGCTGCTTCCACG gCCTCAATCAGAGAACAGGAGCTGGTCAGCCTATGGAAGAAGAGATATGAGGAAGAGCAAAAACGGGGTGTTTGGCTACAAGGTGAATTGATGACGAAGACCCAAGAACTTGAGAGGATGACTGAAGAAAACAGGGTGGAGAGTAGAAGAATCAGAGAACTGGCTGGTCCACTCACTGGTCTTTTAGATGGTGAGACTGTGACACCCGAAGCTAAGGCAGGAGTACATCACAACTTCGACACCTGTGGTCTACTAGGTCAAGTTCTTGAGCAGGTCAAGTCCTCCCAAGATCGGCAAATGAACGAACGAAACCTTCAAGAAGAAACGATCAAGGGGCTCAATGCCAAGGCTAACGAGACTGAAAAAATGGAAGAGCGACACCGAGAGGAGGTGAGACGTCTTCAGGGTGAAGCCACCTCAGccagagagagggaagagagcgCACGGAGGAGAGTCACAGAGCTTGAAGGCCACTTGGAGAACATGAGGGAGGTGCTGTCGCAGTACGAGACGCGGAAGCGGGTACAGAGCACGGTGGTGGAAGATCTGCAGGAACAGATCTCAGAGGTGATGTGTGAAAAGGAAGAGCTCCTGGTGCTACTGCAAAAAATCCAAGGGCAAGAAGAAAACGGGAACAACGGCCACGCAAAGAGACTTGATAATGGGCAAACCTTGCCAAACAACAATGTATTGAACGAGTTACTCAACAAATTGAAAAGTGACTGTGTTAATGTAGACATAAGACCAAGCAATGAAGTATCAAAGGGTTGCTCTGGTTATGTGCCAAAAGATGTCCTACAAAGAAACATAGATTATTGGAAGACGACTATTCCAGCCATAGAGACCTATATCATGAATATCGAGAGATCACAACAAGATGTGGTCACTTCGGCATCAGGGAGAATTGACTCTGGTCTAGTCAACAGTCCTACAGATAAACAAAGCAATGGGCATTTTGCAATGAGGACGTCCACTGAGCTCAATCTTCCAGTAGAAACCAATGTGCCTTGTTTACAAAATGACGTAACCTGTACTAAAAGTACTATGACCCAACTCAAGAACAGGTCATCCCTGGGCAAAGAGCACAACAGTGCCCACGCGGAGAGTACAGAATCATTAAAACAAACTCTTGTGGAATTAGAAGCAGAGTTGTCCGCTCTCAAGGTGGCCCATGCCAATCTCCTCACCCAGATGGACCTTGTGATCCAAGAAAAGCAGAACTTAGAAGAAGGACTCCTTGCCCTGCAAGAAAGCATGCAGGCGGAGTACGTCATGAAGCAAGAAACGGATATCCGATGTAAGGATTACAAACACCAAATCTCCGTCCTGTCTGACGAGCTGCTGGCAGAACAATTGAAACTGAAGAAGTTGAACATGAGGTTGGAGGCTCAGCGGGAAGAAATGATCATGCTACAGGATAGTTTCCCTGCTGAGGTCGTTCGAGAAGAAAGCAACAGAGCCGTCAAGACGTTCAGCTCCGACGTCTTGGAAGAGCTTTACTGGAATGTCGGAACGCTTGTAAAGAAATACAACGAGGCTTCGCAGCAAGCCTCCGCCTTACAGAAGATAAACCTGAAGCTTCTAGATGACCAGGTCCAGACTATATCAATGACTGAGCACAAAAATATTCTCAACGAAATCAAGAACGACTTACACGCCAAGGTCAAGGAAACAGAGGATCTAAAACAAAGGCTCTTCCAAGTCATGGGTAGCATGGTAGAGCTTAAAGAACAAATAGCAGTGCAGACCTCCAACACCATAACCAAGCAAGAAGTCGAGAACCGCTTGTCTGACCTGGAAAGGGTGGTCACAGCGTTAAAAGACCAGAACGAGGAGTGCCAGGTGTCATTGGAGCGGAAAAGCGAAGAAGCCCTAGTACTAAAACAACAACTTGATCAAGTCGCTGGAGAAAGACAGGCCTTACAGGAAAAGGAGGAGAGCACAACGCAGGAGTTTGAAAGAGTCAGGAGCGGGTTAGAGCTCCAGCTTCAGGCTTTACGAGTAGAACATCAAGAGCTTTCCGTAAAACATAAAGCGAACTCAAAAGAAGCCGACGGTTGCAGAGAATTGTTGGCATCTGAAAGGGCAAGGGTTACGCTTCTAGAGGAAAAGGTTAACGAATCGAAGAAGGAAGCAGAAGAGTTGAAGATAAAGTCCCAGAAATCCGAGGAAGAGAATTGCCATCTTAATGAGAAGTTTGAGCAACTTTCCAGAACATCACAAGAGAAACAGGAGAAG GTGGAGGAATCCATGAAGGAATTGGAGTCTTTGGCGAAAACCGTTGACCAGCAACAGAGACAGTGCGAGGAGCTCGCTGGACAACTCCAG
- the ANKRD35 gene encoding ankyrin repeat domain-containing protein 35 isoform X3, translated as MQVDKWDRHDQKLFEAVEKGDAKKVSSLLSKKPIRATKPGPNGQSAFHLAASKGLVDCMTVITSHKVEINAKTDDGCTALHLATSNCHPECVKLLLQRGAHEDSIDFHSRTPLHCAATSGCVSSVLLLCNAEDTLLDAVDDDGRTPLMIAALRNHPTVCSLLLDRGAQLDLSDRENKTALILACEKGNIQAAETLITKRADLGLQDTKGNDALYYASLSRDGALKRLVQMALDRRKNEQQARSEENLAASTASIREQELVSLWKKRYEEEQKRGVWLQGELMTKTQELERMTEENRVESRRIRELAGPLTGLLDGETVTPEAKAGVHHNFDTCGLLGQVLEQVKSSQDRQMNERNLQEETIKGLNAKANETEKMEERHREEVRRLQGEATSAREREESARRRVTELEGHLENMREVLSQYETRKRVQSTVVEDLQEQISEVMCEKEELLVLLQKIQGQEENGNNGHAKRLDNGQTLPNNNVLNELLNKLKSDCVNVDIRPSNEVSKGCSGYVPKDVLQRNIDYWKTTIPAIETYIMNIERSQQDVVTSASGRIDSGLVNSPTDKQSNGHFAMRTSTELNLPVETNVPCLQNDVTCTKSTMTQLKNRSSLGKEHNSAHAESTESLKQTLVELEAELSALKVAHANLLTQMDLVIQEKQNLEEGLLALQESMQAEYVMKQETDIRCKDYKHQISVLSDELLAEQLKLKKLNMRLEAQREEMIMLQDSFPAEVVREESNRAVKTFSSDVLEELYWNVGTLVKKYNEASQQASALQKINLKLLDDQVQTISMTEHKNILNEIKNDLHAKVKETEDLKQRLFQVMGSMVELKEQIAVQTSNTITKQEVENRLSDLERVVTALKDQNEECQVSLERKSEEALVLKQQLDQVAGERQALQEKEESTTQEFERVRSGLELQLQALRVEHQELSVKHKANSKEADGCRELLASERARVTLLEEKVNESKKEAEELKIKSQKSEEENCHLNEKFEQLSRTSQEKQEKVEESMKELESLAKTVDQQQRQCEELAGQLQDTNKRHEEVISVYRSHLLNAAQGFMDEDIHFTLHWILKMQKEIVY; from the exons ATGCAG GTGGACAAGTGGGACAGACATGACCAGAAGCTCTTTGAGGCGGTGGAAAAGGGAGACGCCAAGAAGGTCTCTTCGCTTCTATCCAAGAAGCCCATCAGGGCCACCAAGCCCGGTCCCAATGGGCAATCAGC GTTCCATCTCGCGGCCTCCAAGGGTCTGGTTGACTGTATGACGGTCATCACGTCGCACAAAGTCGAGATTAACGCCAAAACGGATGATG GCTGTACCGCACTACATTTGGCCACCAGTAATTGCCATCCGGAATGTGTCAAGCTTCTCCTGCAG CGTGGAGCCCATGAAGATTCCATAGACTTCCACAGCCGTACGCCATTACATTGTGCTG CCACCTCAGGGTGCGTTTCCAGCGTCCTACTTCTGTGCAACGCAGAGGACACCCTCCTGGATGCGGTGGATGAT GACGGGCGGACGCCGCTGATGATCGCGGCTCTCCGCAACCACCCGACCGTTTGCTCCTTGCTGCTTGACCGTGGCGCCCAGTTGGACCTCTCCGACCGGGAGAATAA GACGGCTCTCATCCTGGCCTGCGAGAAAGGAAACATCCAGGCGGCCGAAACCTTGATCACGAAGAGAGCAGACCTGGGACTCCAAGACACTAAAGGCAACGATGCCCTGTATTATGCCAGTCTGTCCAGGGACGGGGCTCTTAAGAGACTGGTCCAGATGGCGCTGGACAGGAGGAAAAATG AACAACAGGCTCGAAGTGAGGAAAACCTCGCTGCTTCCACG gCCTCAATCAGAGAACAGGAGCTGGTCAGCCTATGGAAGAAGAGATATGAGGAAGAGCAAAAACGGGGTGTTTGGCTACAAGGTGAATTGATGACGAAGACCCAAGAACTTGAGAGGATGACTGAAGAAAACAGGGTGGAGAGTAGAAGAATCAGAGAACTGGCTGGTCCACTCACTGGTCTTTTAGATGGTGAGACTGTGACACCCGAAGCTAAGGCAGGAGTACATCACAACTTCGACACCTGTGGTCTACTAGGTCAAGTTCTTGAGCAGGTCAAGTCCTCCCAAGATCGGCAAATGAACGAACGAAACCTTCAAGAAGAAACGATCAAGGGGCTCAATGCCAAGGCTAACGAGACTGAAAAAATGGAAGAGCGACACCGAGAGGAGGTGAGACGTCTTCAGGGTGAAGCCACCTCAGccagagagagggaagagagcgCACGGAGGAGAGTCACAGAGCTTGAAGGCCACTTGGAGAACATGAGGGAGGTGCTGTCGCAGTACGAGACGCGGAAGCGGGTACAGAGCACGGTGGTGGAAGATCTGCAGGAACAGATCTCAGAGGTGATGTGTGAAAAGGAAGAGCTCCTGGTGCTACTGCAAAAAATCCAAGGGCAAGAAGAAAACGGGAACAACGGCCACGCAAAGAGACTTGATAATGGGCAAACCTTGCCAAACAACAATGTATTGAACGAGTTACTCAACAAATTGAAAAGTGACTGTGTTAATGTAGACATAAGACCAAGCAATGAAGTATCAAAGGGTTGCTCTGGTTATGTGCCAAAAGATGTCCTACAAAGAAACATAGATTATTGGAAGACGACTATTCCAGCCATAGAGACCTATATCATGAATATCGAGAGATCACAACAAGATGTGGTCACTTCGGCATCAGGGAGAATTGACTCTGGTCTAGTCAACAGTCCTACAGATAAACAAAGCAATGGGCATTTTGCAATGAGGACGTCCACTGAGCTCAATCTTCCAGTAGAAACCAATGTGCCTTGTTTACAAAATGACGTAACCTGTACTAAAAGTACTATGACCCAACTCAAGAACAGGTCATCCCTGGGCAAAGAGCACAACAGTGCCCACGCGGAGAGTACAGAATCATTAAAACAAACTCTTGTGGAATTAGAAGCAGAGTTGTCCGCTCTCAAGGTGGCCCATGCCAATCTCCTCACCCAGATGGACCTTGTGATCCAAGAAAAGCAGAACTTAGAAGAAGGACTCCTTGCCCTGCAAGAAAGCATGCAGGCGGAGTACGTCATGAAGCAAGAAACGGATATCCGATGTAAGGATTACAAACACCAAATCTCCGTCCTGTCTGACGAGCTGCTGGCAGAACAATTGAAACTGAAGAAGTTGAACATGAGGTTGGAGGCTCAGCGGGAAGAAATGATCATGCTACAGGATAGTTTCCCTGCTGAGGTCGTTCGAGAAGAAAGCAACAGAGCCGTCAAGACGTTCAGCTCCGACGTCTTGGAAGAGCTTTACTGGAATGTCGGAACGCTTGTAAAGAAATACAACGAGGCTTCGCAGCAAGCCTCCGCCTTACAGAAGATAAACCTGAAGCTTCTAGATGACCAGGTCCAGACTATATCAATGACTGAGCACAAAAATATTCTCAACGAAATCAAGAACGACTTACACGCCAAGGTCAAGGAAACAGAGGATCTAAAACAAAGGCTCTTCCAAGTCATGGGTAGCATGGTAGAGCTTAAAGAACAAATAGCAGTGCAGACCTCCAACACCATAACCAAGCAAGAAGTCGAGAACCGCTTGTCTGACCTGGAAAGGGTGGTCACAGCGTTAAAAGACCAGAACGAGGAGTGCCAGGTGTCATTGGAGCGGAAAAGCGAAGAAGCCCTAGTACTAAAACAACAACTTGATCAAGTCGCTGGAGAAAGACAGGCCTTACAGGAAAAGGAGGAGAGCACAACGCAGGAGTTTGAAAGAGTCAGGAGCGGGTTAGAGCTCCAGCTTCAGGCTTTACGAGTAGAACATCAAGAGCTTTCCGTAAAACATAAAGCGAACTCAAAAGAAGCCGACGGTTGCAGAGAATTGTTGGCATCTGAAAGGGCAAGGGTTACGCTTCTAGAGGAAAAGGTTAACGAATCGAAGAAGGAAGCAGAAGAGTTGAAGATAAAGTCCCAGAAATCCGAGGAAGAGAATTGCCATCTTAATGAGAAGTTTGAGCAACTTTCCAGAACATCACAAGAGAAACAGGAGAAG GTGGAGGAATCCATGAAGGAATTGGAGTCTTTGGCGAAAACCGTTGACCAGCAACAGAGACAGTGCGAGGAGCTCGCTGGACAACTCCAG
- the ANKRD35 gene encoding ankyrin repeat domain-containing protein 35 isoform X1: MKKWQTLFARQTYKPSEVDKWDRHDQKLFEAVEKGDAKKVSSLLSKKPIRATKPGPNGQSAFHLAASKGLVDCMTVITSHKVEINAKTDDGCTALHLATSNCHPECVKLLLQRGAHEDSIDFHSRTPLHCAATSGCVSSVLLLCNAEDTLLDAVDDDGRTPLMIAALRNHPTVCSLLLDRGAQLDLSDRENKTALILACEKGNIQAAETLITKRADLGLQDTKGNDALYYASLSRDGALKRLVQMALDRRKNEQQARSEENLAASTASIREQELVSLWKKRYEEEQKRGVWLQGELMTKTQELERMTEENRVESRRIRELAGPLTGLLDGETVTPEAKAGVHHNFDTCGLLGQVLEQVKSSQDRQMNERNLQEETIKGLNAKANETEKMEERHREEVRRLQGEATSAREREESARRRVTELEGHLENMREVLSQYETRKRVQSTVVEDLQEQISEVMCEKEELLVLLQKIQGQEENGNNGHAKRLDNGQTLPNNNVLNELLNKLKSDCVNVDIRPSNEVSKGCSGYVPKDVLQRNIDYWKTTIPAIETYIMNIERSQQDVVTSASGRIDSGLVNSPTDKQSNGHFAMRTSTELNLPVETNVPCLQNDVTCTKSTMTQLKNRSSLGKEHNSAHAESTESLKQTLVELEAELSALKVAHANLLTQMDLVIQEKQNLEEGLLALQESMQAEYVMKQETDIRCKDYKHQISVLSDELLAEQLKLKKLNMRLEAQREEMIMLQDSFPAEVVREESNRAVKTFSSDVLEELYWNVGTLVKKYNEASQQASALQKINLKLLDDQVQTISMTEHKNILNEIKNDLHAKVKETEDLKQRLFQVMGSMVELKEQIAVQTSNTITKQEVENRLSDLERVVTALKDQNEECQVSLERKSEEALVLKQQLDQVAGERQALQEKEESTTQEFERVRSGLELQLQALRVEHQELSVKHKANSKEADGCRELLASERARVTLLEEKVNESKKEAEELKIKSQKSEEENCHLNEKFEQLSRTSQEKQEKVEESMKELESLAKTVDQQQRQCEELAGQLQDTNKRHEEVISVYRSHLLNAAQGFMDEDIHFTLHWILKMQKEIVY; this comes from the exons GTGGACAAGTGGGACAGACATGACCAGAAGCTCTTTGAGGCGGTGGAAAAGGGAGACGCCAAGAAGGTCTCTTCGCTTCTATCCAAGAAGCCCATCAGGGCCACCAAGCCCGGTCCCAATGGGCAATCAGC GTTCCATCTCGCGGCCTCCAAGGGTCTGGTTGACTGTATGACGGTCATCACGTCGCACAAAGTCGAGATTAACGCCAAAACGGATGATG GCTGTACCGCACTACATTTGGCCACCAGTAATTGCCATCCGGAATGTGTCAAGCTTCTCCTGCAG CGTGGAGCCCATGAAGATTCCATAGACTTCCACAGCCGTACGCCATTACATTGTGCTG CCACCTCAGGGTGCGTTTCCAGCGTCCTACTTCTGTGCAACGCAGAGGACACCCTCCTGGATGCGGTGGATGAT GACGGGCGGACGCCGCTGATGATCGCGGCTCTCCGCAACCACCCGACCGTTTGCTCCTTGCTGCTTGACCGTGGCGCCCAGTTGGACCTCTCCGACCGGGAGAATAA GACGGCTCTCATCCTGGCCTGCGAGAAAGGAAACATCCAGGCGGCCGAAACCTTGATCACGAAGAGAGCAGACCTGGGACTCCAAGACACTAAAGGCAACGATGCCCTGTATTATGCCAGTCTGTCCAGGGACGGGGCTCTTAAGAGACTGGTCCAGATGGCGCTGGACAGGAGGAAAAATG AACAACAGGCTCGAAGTGAGGAAAACCTCGCTGCTTCCACG gCCTCAATCAGAGAACAGGAGCTGGTCAGCCTATGGAAGAAGAGATATGAGGAAGAGCAAAAACGGGGTGTTTGGCTACAAGGTGAATTGATGACGAAGACCCAAGAACTTGAGAGGATGACTGAAGAAAACAGGGTGGAGAGTAGAAGAATCAGAGAACTGGCTGGTCCACTCACTGGTCTTTTAGATGGTGAGACTGTGACACCCGAAGCTAAGGCAGGAGTACATCACAACTTCGACACCTGTGGTCTACTAGGTCAAGTTCTTGAGCAGGTCAAGTCCTCCCAAGATCGGCAAATGAACGAACGAAACCTTCAAGAAGAAACGATCAAGGGGCTCAATGCCAAGGCTAACGAGACTGAAAAAATGGAAGAGCGACACCGAGAGGAGGTGAGACGTCTTCAGGGTGAAGCCACCTCAGccagagagagggaagagagcgCACGGAGGAGAGTCACAGAGCTTGAAGGCCACTTGGAGAACATGAGGGAGGTGCTGTCGCAGTACGAGACGCGGAAGCGGGTACAGAGCACGGTGGTGGAAGATCTGCAGGAACAGATCTCAGAGGTGATGTGTGAAAAGGAAGAGCTCCTGGTGCTACTGCAAAAAATCCAAGGGCAAGAAGAAAACGGGAACAACGGCCACGCAAAGAGACTTGATAATGGGCAAACCTTGCCAAACAACAATGTATTGAACGAGTTACTCAACAAATTGAAAAGTGACTGTGTTAATGTAGACATAAGACCAAGCAATGAAGTATCAAAGGGTTGCTCTGGTTATGTGCCAAAAGATGTCCTACAAAGAAACATAGATTATTGGAAGACGACTATTCCAGCCATAGAGACCTATATCATGAATATCGAGAGATCACAACAAGATGTGGTCACTTCGGCATCAGGGAGAATTGACTCTGGTCTAGTCAACAGTCCTACAGATAAACAAAGCAATGGGCATTTTGCAATGAGGACGTCCACTGAGCTCAATCTTCCAGTAGAAACCAATGTGCCTTGTTTACAAAATGACGTAACCTGTACTAAAAGTACTATGACCCAACTCAAGAACAGGTCATCCCTGGGCAAAGAGCACAACAGTGCCCACGCGGAGAGTACAGAATCATTAAAACAAACTCTTGTGGAATTAGAAGCAGAGTTGTCCGCTCTCAAGGTGGCCCATGCCAATCTCCTCACCCAGATGGACCTTGTGATCCAAGAAAAGCAGAACTTAGAAGAAGGACTCCTTGCCCTGCAAGAAAGCATGCAGGCGGAGTACGTCATGAAGCAAGAAACGGATATCCGATGTAAGGATTACAAACACCAAATCTCCGTCCTGTCTGACGAGCTGCTGGCAGAACAATTGAAACTGAAGAAGTTGAACATGAGGTTGGAGGCTCAGCGGGAAGAAATGATCATGCTACAGGATAGTTTCCCTGCTGAGGTCGTTCGAGAAGAAAGCAACAGAGCCGTCAAGACGTTCAGCTCCGACGTCTTGGAAGAGCTTTACTGGAATGTCGGAACGCTTGTAAAGAAATACAACGAGGCTTCGCAGCAAGCCTCCGCCTTACAGAAGATAAACCTGAAGCTTCTAGATGACCAGGTCCAGACTATATCAATGACTGAGCACAAAAATATTCTCAACGAAATCAAGAACGACTTACACGCCAAGGTCAAGGAAACAGAGGATCTAAAACAAAGGCTCTTCCAAGTCATGGGTAGCATGGTAGAGCTTAAAGAACAAATAGCAGTGCAGACCTCCAACACCATAACCAAGCAAGAAGTCGAGAACCGCTTGTCTGACCTGGAAAGGGTGGTCACAGCGTTAAAAGACCAGAACGAGGAGTGCCAGGTGTCATTGGAGCGGAAAAGCGAAGAAGCCCTAGTACTAAAACAACAACTTGATCAAGTCGCTGGAGAAAGACAGGCCTTACAGGAAAAGGAGGAGAGCACAACGCAGGAGTTTGAAAGAGTCAGGAGCGGGTTAGAGCTCCAGCTTCAGGCTTTACGAGTAGAACATCAAGAGCTTTCCGTAAAACATAAAGCGAACTCAAAAGAAGCCGACGGTTGCAGAGAATTGTTGGCATCTGAAAGGGCAAGGGTTACGCTTCTAGAGGAAAAGGTTAACGAATCGAAGAAGGAAGCAGAAGAGTTGAAGATAAAGTCCCAGAAATCCGAGGAAGAGAATTGCCATCTTAATGAGAAGTTTGAGCAACTTTCCAGAACATCACAAGAGAAACAGGAGAAG GTGGAGGAATCCATGAAGGAATTGGAGTCTTTGGCGAAAACCGTTGACCAGCAACAGAGACAGTGCGAGGAGCTCGCTGGACAACTCCAG